Proteins encoded in a region of the Pseudomonas viciae genome:
- a CDS encoding sarcosine oxidase subunit gamma, with protein MTSLKEQHTVGHHALAPLPTCTLADLTDLPRVGFRGAHSAAYLQGRHFVLPHAPNRAEPQTDGSQVARLSQTEYLLLGSLEDQGQRIADEEARWELDHQANYLLPRQDSHACFQLTGEHLSEVMAKLCGVDLSPQAFGPGAVAQTSAARINVIVINSSTAQQASLHILCDRASKAYFREALLDAMQEFSGMV; from the coding sequence ATGACCAGTCTGAAAGAACAACACACCGTCGGGCACCACGCTCTCGCGCCGTTGCCCACGTGCACGCTGGCGGATTTAACTGACCTGCCTCGGGTAGGTTTTCGTGGTGCTCACAGTGCCGCGTACCTGCAAGGTCGCCATTTCGTTCTGCCCCACGCCCCCAATCGCGCCGAGCCCCAGACCGATGGCAGCCAAGTGGCACGCCTGTCGCAGACCGAATATCTGCTGTTGGGCAGCCTCGAAGACCAGGGCCAGCGCATTGCCGACGAAGAAGCGCGCTGGGAGCTCGATCACCAAGCCAACTATTTGCTGCCTCGTCAGGACAGTCATGCCTGTTTTCAACTGACGGGAGAGCATTTGAGTGAAGTGATGGCCAAGCTCTGTGGGGTCGATCTGAGCCCACAGGCGTTCGGCCCGGGAGCGGTGGCCCAAACGTCGGCGGCACGCATCAATGTGATCGTGATCAACTCCAGTACCGCGCAGCAGGCAAGTTTGCACATCCTGTGCGATCGGGCGTCAAAAGCGTATTTCCGAGAGGCTTTGCTCGATGCCATGCAGGAGTTTTCGGGAATGGTGTGA
- a CDS encoding protealysin inhibitor emfourin, with translation MKTLPDLDDNAVVRLSRQGGVAAIHALTRPREIEFAQCDLDQRTRICSVLEGCLPLTSSTPGRGDQRFFQIEVRYRTDDHDDEMVLQVPEDQAPGELVRLWDKGEVT, from the coding sequence ATGAAAACCCTTCCAGACCTCGACGATAATGCCGTGGTACGACTGTCACGCCAGGGCGGCGTGGCGGCCATCCATGCCTTGACCCGGCCCCGGGAAATCGAGTTCGCCCAGTGCGACCTCGACCAACGCACGCGCATCTGCTCGGTGCTGGAGGGCTGTCTGCCACTGACTTCGTCCACACCTGGCCGGGGCGACCAGCGTTTTTTCCAGATCGAGGTGCGTTATCGCACTGACGACCATGACGACGAGATGGTGTTGCAGGTGCCTGAGGACCAGGCACCCGGCGAACTGGTTCGCCTGTGGGACAAGGGCGAAGTGACCTGA
- a CDS encoding DNA alkylation repair protein → MSTTASSPALKEIFNSARLEHIASEMLVVYPAFDAKAFLHMANDGLAELSVMQRMARVSECLHAVLPLGYEASLDVLRDLAPRLNSMFVSMFLPHYVASYGRHTFDLSMDALKYFTRFGSSEFAVRHFLRDDLAGTLKVMHDWALDANEHVRRLASEGSRPRLPWSFHLEPIQANPDLAAAILDALKADDSLYVRKSVANHLNDVTKQHPDWVLEQIEGWPLQDRHTAWIARHALRSLIKQGHPRALAVIGVGGKAQVEILDLKVTPAVIRLGEQITLSFKVQSTLGQSQRLVIDYAIDYVKASGGTSAKVFKLKTFDLPAESCVTLSRSQHIREQTTRRHYAGRHAVHLLVNGERLDSTAFDIIA, encoded by the coding sequence ATGAGCACCACCGCCTCCTCCCCAGCCCTCAAGGAAATCTTCAACAGCGCCCGCCTGGAGCACATCGCCAGCGAAATGCTCGTGGTGTATCCGGCATTCGACGCCAAGGCGTTCTTGCACATGGCCAACGACGGGCTGGCCGAATTGTCGGTGATGCAACGCATGGCACGGGTCAGTGAATGCCTGCATGCCGTGCTACCCCTGGGTTACGAAGCGTCTCTGGACGTGCTGCGTGATCTGGCTCCGCGCCTCAACAGCATGTTCGTCAGCATGTTCCTGCCGCACTATGTGGCGTCTTACGGCCGGCACACCTTCGACCTGTCGATGGACGCGCTCAAGTACTTCACCCGGTTCGGCTCGTCGGAGTTCGCGGTGCGGCACTTCCTGCGCGACGACCTGGCCGGCACCCTCAAGGTCATGCACGACTGGGCACTGGATGCCAACGAACACGTACGGCGCCTGGCCAGCGAAGGCAGTCGGCCGCGCTTGCCGTGGTCGTTCCACCTCGAGCCGATCCAGGCCAACCCCGACCTGGCGGCCGCGATCCTCGACGCCCTCAAGGCCGACGACAGTCTCTATGTGCGCAAGTCCGTGGCCAACCACCTCAACGACGTCACCAAGCAGCATCCGGACTGGGTGCTGGAGCAGATCGAAGGCTGGCCACTGCAAGACCGCCACACCGCGTGGATCGCCCGGCATGCGCTGCGCAGCCTGATCAAACAAGGCCATCCCCGGGCACTGGCGGTCATCGGTGTAGGTGGCAAGGCCCAGGTCGAAATCCTGGACCTGAAGGTGACGCCAGCGGTCATTCGCCTGGGAGAACAGATCACCCTGTCCTTCAAGGTGCAATCGACCCTCGGGCAGAGCCAGCGCCTGGTGATCGATTACGCGATCGATTACGTAAAAGCCTCGGGCGGCACATCGGCCAAGGTCTTCAAGCTCAAGACCTTCGACCTGCCCGCCGAAAGTTGCGTCACCCTCAGCCGTTCACAACATATTCGCGAGCAGACCACTCGCCGGCACTATGCGGGCCGGCATGCGGTGCATCTGCTGGTCAATGGCGAGCGGCTGGACAGCACGGCGTTCGACATCATTGCTTGA
- a CDS encoding FKBP-type peptidyl-prolyl cis-trans isomerase, producing MNEELQIIDLEQGDGKSVVKGALITTQYRGTLEDGTEFDSSYSRGKPFQCVIGTGRVIKGWDLGLMGMQVGGKRKLLVPAHLAYGERSMGAHIKPNANLIFEIELLEVLTRDD from the coding sequence ATGAACGAAGAACTGCAAATCATCGACCTGGAACAGGGCGACGGCAAAAGCGTAGTCAAAGGCGCGCTGATCACCACCCAATACCGCGGCACCCTTGAAGACGGCACCGAATTCGATTCGTCCTACAGTCGTGGCAAACCCTTTCAGTGCGTGATCGGCACCGGTCGCGTCATCAAGGGTTGGGACCTGGGCCTGATGGGCATGCAGGTCGGCGGCAAGCGCAAGCTGCTGGTACCGGCTCACTTGGCCTATGGCGAACGCTCCATGGGCGCCCATATCAAGCCCAACGCCAACCTCATCTTTGAAATCGAGTTGCTGGAAGTCCTGACCCGGGACGATTGA
- a CDS encoding cytochrome P450 — translation MDPIIAATHPDPYPYYANLRAAGGLTFDPQLNLWIASSAEAVCAVLHHPDCHVRPAHEPVPKAIAEGPAGHVFGRLMRMNEGEQQRCPRAAIAPRLQDIDPQQVEALVRARFFKEGAEGLHQAQFIGPASVVAALLGFSPADCRMISELTGNFVSCLSPLSDAAQLDAAHRASERLVTVFGERIEARDSPLLAHIGRGFEGTDPDGLIANLIGLLSQTYEATAGLIGNALLALIRDPALQRTLREDPGKIRPLLAEVQRFDPSVQHTRRFVAAPCEPLGTTLNPGDVILVLLASANRDPQLNPQPDILLLDRPGRRSFSFGAGRHECPGQTLALDIAQATLGALLEREPRLDQLIWCYRPSINGRIPLFSDRPGTKTP, via the coding sequence ATGGACCCGATCATCGCCGCGACTCACCCTGATCCCTACCCCTACTACGCGAACCTGCGGGCCGCAGGCGGGCTGACCTTCGATCCGCAATTGAATCTGTGGATCGCCAGCAGCGCCGAGGCCGTATGCGCGGTGTTACATCACCCCGATTGCCATGTGCGCCCGGCCCACGAGCCCGTGCCAAAGGCCATTGCCGAGGGGCCCGCCGGGCACGTATTCGGGCGCCTGATGCGTATGAACGAAGGTGAACAGCAGCGTTGCCCGAGGGCCGCGATTGCGCCGCGGTTGCAGGACATCGACCCGCAACAGGTCGAGGCATTGGTCAGGGCGCGCTTCTTCAAGGAAGGTGCCGAAGGCCTGCACCAGGCTCAGTTCATCGGACCGGCCAGCGTGGTGGCGGCGCTGTTGGGTTTCAGTCCGGCGGACTGTCGCATGATCAGCGAGCTGACCGGGAATTTCGTGAGCTGTCTGTCGCCCCTGAGTGACGCGGCGCAACTGGACGCGGCGCACCGGGCCAGCGAGCGACTGGTCACAGTTTTCGGGGAGCGGATCGAGGCGCGGGACAGCCCGTTGTTGGCGCACATTGGCCGGGGCTTCGAAGGTACCGATCCGGACGGCCTGATCGCCAACCTGATCGGCCTGCTCTCGCAGACCTATGAAGCCACGGCCGGCCTGATTGGCAATGCGTTGCTGGCACTGATCCGCGATCCGGCACTGCAGCGCACACTCCGGGAGGATCCTGGGAAAATCCGCCCGTTGCTGGCCGAAGTCCAGCGCTTCGACCCTTCGGTGCAGCACACGCGCCGCTTCGTCGCCGCGCCCTGCGAACCCCTCGGTACCACGCTGAACCCAGGGGATGTAATCCTGGTGCTACTGGCCTCGGCCAACCGCGATCCACAGCTCAACCCGCAACCGGACATCCTGCTGCTGGACCGCCCGGGCCGCCGCAGTTTCAGCTTCGGCGCCGGGCGCCATGAGTGCCCCGGTCAAACCCTGGCATTGGACATCGCACAGGCCACACTGGGTGCGCTTCTTGAGCGTGAACCACGACTGGATCAATTGATCTGGTGCTACCGCCCTTCTATCAACGGACGCATTCCGTTGTTCAGCGACCGGCCCGGGACGAAAACGCCCTGA
- a CDS encoding ArsR/SmtB family transcription factor, translating into MNAEQHDVGVSQVAAAIAEPARTRMLCSLMDGHARTSTELASIADVSASTASAHLAKLKELALVRLHVQGRHRYYSLADKRVAQALEALMVIGQNAAPTFTPRTPDRLQFARTCYDHMAGTLAVRLHDRMIEAGWLVDVEGRDYRLSESGEALVEGLGVDVQALSAQRRRFACPCLDWSMRRPHLGGALGAALLQVAIKRKWVIQDLDSRALGLTASGRREMAGRLGIDVEMDAGPAGAIASRLAPTLALGYSKIRRSP; encoded by the coding sequence ATGAACGCAGAGCAACATGATGTTGGCGTGTCCCAAGTGGCCGCGGCTATCGCCGAACCAGCCCGGACCCGAATGCTGTGTTCGCTGATGGACGGCCATGCCCGCACCAGCACGGAATTGGCGAGCATTGCCGATGTCAGTGCCTCTACCGCCAGCGCCCACCTGGCGAAGCTCAAGGAACTGGCCCTGGTGCGCCTGCACGTCCAGGGGCGTCATCGTTATTACAGCCTGGCGGACAAACGCGTCGCCCAGGCCCTTGAAGCGCTGATGGTGATCGGCCAGAACGCCGCTCCGACCTTCACGCCACGCACCCCGGATCGCCTGCAATTCGCTCGCACCTGTTACGACCACATGGCCGGCACCCTGGCGGTGCGGCTGCATGATCGGATGATCGAGGCCGGGTGGCTGGTAGACGTGGAAGGGCGCGATTATCGGTTGAGTGAATCGGGCGAGGCCCTGGTCGAGGGGCTGGGCGTGGATGTTCAGGCGTTGAGCGCCCAACGCCGCCGATTCGCCTGTCCCTGCCTGGACTGGAGCATGCGCCGTCCGCACCTGGGCGGTGCCCTGGGGGCGGCGTTGCTGCAAGTGGCGATCAAGCGCAAGTGGGTGATTCAGGACCTGGATAGCCGGGCGTTGGGGTTGACGGCCAGTGGTCGCCGGGAAATGGCGGGGCGGTTGGGTATCGATGTCGAGATGGATGCCGGGCCTGCCGGCGCCATCGCTAGCAGGCTTGCTCCCACATTGGCACTCGGATACTCAAAAATCCGGCGTTCACCATAA
- a CDS encoding RcnB family protein — translation MRKPTLIASLVLIAGLGALGPVAQAVEKTGDALEHSPSNGRRLVENDRVPADYQRADRAMKDWKQKKLEQPTQEQQWVHIDDKYLLIETVSGAIVKIVPATR, via the coding sequence ATGCGCAAACCAACCCTGATCGCCAGCCTGGTCCTGATCGCCGGCCTCGGAGCCCTTGGGCCTGTTGCGCAAGCGGTCGAAAAAACCGGAGACGCCCTGGAACATTCGCCGAGCAATGGGCGCAGGCTGGTGGAAAACGACCGAGTACCGGCGGACTACCAGCGTGCGGACAGGGCCATGAAAGACTGGAAACAGAAGAAACTCGAGCAGCCGACACAAGAACAGCAATGGGTGCATATCGACGACAAGTACTTGCTGATCGAAACCGTGTCCGGCGCAATCGTCAAGATCGTTCCGGCCACACGTTAA
- a CDS encoding M4 family metallopeptidase, which produces MIDSRPLHGFIPPYILNRIIAHGSEQQRSSALGTLSHVRSLRHNPGPPSHLPAAAKFSKPGRPGHPQRSVHDAQNTMELPGQPVRLEGQSASGDPAVDEAYNALGATYDFFWKVLGRDSIDNKGFALVGSVHYGQGYENAFWNGAQMVFGDGDGEIFQRFTRSLDVVAHELAHGVTESEAGLVYANQSGALNESISDVFGVLVKQFVLEQTADQADWLIGADLLTDKINGDGLRSMSNPGSAYDDPLLGKDPQPAHMREFVITREDNGGVHINSGIPNRAFYLAATTLGGFAWEKAGRIWYDTLCDRKLANDASFSAFARLTVEHARQRFGEREVQAVQNGWAQVGVDLTEES; this is translated from the coding sequence ATGATCGACTCTCGTCCGCTCCACGGTTTCATTCCGCCGTATATCCTCAATCGCATCATCGCCCATGGCTCCGAACAGCAACGCTCCAGCGCCCTCGGCACCCTGTCCCACGTGCGCAGCCTGCGGCACAACCCCGGGCCGCCCAGTCATCTTCCCGCCGCCGCGAAATTCTCCAAGCCTGGCAGGCCCGGCCACCCGCAGCGCAGCGTGCATGATGCCCAAAACACCATGGAGCTGCCTGGCCAGCCGGTTCGCCTGGAAGGCCAGTCGGCCAGCGGCGACCCAGCCGTGGACGAAGCCTACAACGCCCTCGGTGCCACCTATGATTTTTTCTGGAAAGTCCTGGGGCGCGATTCCATCGACAACAAAGGCTTCGCCCTGGTGGGCAGCGTGCATTATGGCCAGGGCTACGAAAACGCCTTCTGGAACGGCGCGCAAATGGTGTTTGGCGACGGCGATGGAGAAATCTTCCAGCGCTTCACCCGCTCCCTGGACGTGGTCGCCCATGAACTGGCCCATGGTGTCACCGAAAGTGAAGCCGGGTTGGTCTACGCCAACCAGTCCGGAGCGTTGAACGAGTCCATCTCCGATGTGTTCGGCGTGCTGGTCAAGCAGTTCGTGCTGGAGCAGACCGCCGACCAGGCCGACTGGCTGATCGGCGCCGACCTGCTCACTGACAAGATCAATGGCGACGGCCTGCGCAGCATGTCCAACCCCGGCTCCGCCTACGATGACCCGTTGCTGGGCAAAGACCCGCAACCGGCGCACATGCGCGAATTCGTCATCACCCGCGAAGACAACGGCGGCGTGCATATCAACTCCGGTATTCCCAATCGCGCCTTTTATCTGGCGGCCACCACGCTGGGCGGATTTGCCTGGGAAAAGGCCGGCCGGATCTGGTATGACACCTTGTGCGACCGAAAACTGGCCAACGACGCGTCCTTCAGCGCTTTCGCCCGCCTCACTGTCGAGCACGCCCGCCAGCGCTTCGGTGAACGGGAGGTGCAAGCGGTGCAGAACGGCTGGGCCCAGGTCGGTGTCGATCTGACAGAGGAAAGCTGA